The Agrococcus carbonis genome has a window encoding:
- a CDS encoding diaminopropionate ammonia-lyase produces MSRTAGVYRNPTARDWRCEPVTGIAEFHASLPSYAPTPLVELPELARELGVGRVFVKDESARMGLPAFKALGVSYAIVRALTERLSPGAEPLPVHELRERLHGSGVTLIAATDGNHGRAVAHLAAMLGVAAEIFVPSTVTETARHAIEGEGATVRVLGAPYDEVVAAAADAAADDPDALHIQDTAWPGYHEVPQWIVDGYETLCAEADEQLAEAGAERLDLVAVPVGVGSLAQAVVRHWRSASVPDGRRQPTMLSVEPELAPTLIASLEAGEPVGVETGGTMMLGLDCGTLSELAWPILRDGVDAAVTVTEDDAARAVHDLQRLGVDAGPCGAASLAGLRALRAAEHETGDAAELLPADAVVLLLSTEGSAANPLPERYR; encoded by the coding sequence ATGAGCCGCACCGCAGGTGTCTACCGCAACCCGACCGCGCGCGATTGGCGCTGCGAGCCCGTCACCGGCATCGCCGAGTTCCACGCGAGCCTGCCGAGCTACGCCCCCACGCCGCTCGTCGAGCTGCCGGAGCTCGCGCGCGAGCTCGGCGTCGGCCGCGTGTTCGTCAAGGACGAGTCGGCGCGCATGGGCCTGCCCGCCTTCAAGGCGCTCGGCGTCTCGTACGCGATCGTGCGCGCGCTCACCGAGCGCCTCTCCCCCGGTGCCGAGCCGCTGCCCGTCCACGAGCTGCGCGAGCGGCTGCACGGCAGCGGCGTGACCCTCATCGCCGCGACCGACGGCAACCACGGCCGCGCCGTCGCCCACCTCGCGGCCATGCTCGGCGTCGCCGCCGAGATCTTCGTGCCGTCGACCGTCACCGAGACGGCTCGGCATGCGATCGAGGGCGAGGGCGCGACGGTGCGCGTGCTCGGGGCGCCCTACGACGAGGTCGTCGCGGCCGCGGCGGATGCGGCGGCCGACGACCCGGATGCGCTCCACATCCAGGACACCGCGTGGCCCGGCTACCACGAGGTGCCGCAGTGGATCGTCGACGGCTACGAGACGCTCTGCGCCGAGGCCGACGAGCAGCTCGCCGAAGCGGGCGCCGAGCGCCTCGACCTCGTCGCGGTGCCCGTCGGCGTCGGCTCGCTCGCGCAGGCCGTCGTGCGCCACTGGCGCTCCGCATCCGTGCCCGACGGGCGGCGGCAGCCGACGATGCTCTCGGTCGAGCCCGAGCTCGCGCCGACGCTCATCGCCTCGCTCGAGGCGGGCGAGCCCGTCGGCGTCGAGACGGGCGGCACGATGATGCTCGGGCTCGACTGCGGCACGCTCTCGGAGCTCGCGTGGCCGATCCTGCGCGACGGGGTGGATGCGGCGGTGACGGTGACCGAGGACGACGCGGCGCGCGCGGTGCACGACCTGCAGCGGCTCGGCGTCGACGCCGGGCCGTGCGGCGCGGCGTCGCTCGCGGGGCTCCGGGCGCTGCGCGCGGCCGAGCACGAGACCGGCGACGCCGCCGAGCTGCTGCCGGCCGACGCCGTCGTGCTGCTGCTCTCGACCGAGGGCTCGGCCGCGAACCCGCTGCCGGAGCGCTACCGCTGA
- a CDS encoding DnaJ family domain-containing protein, which translates to MAGGEPSEHDRIADAVRRLERAEEAERDADDRARLRREAAAARRSELERAAIVDTAIQQAIRRGEFDDLPGTGKPIPGLDRPYDPDWWIKRKIEREQLQGLGPAALTLRVEDAELEQRLDALGSEADARELLEDFNARVVEARRQLLGGPPVITATRDVEAELSAWRERRAARLAEQRERDAAERDAARPRRRWWRRR; encoded by the coding sequence ATGGCAGGCGGCGAGCCATCCGAGCACGACCGCATCGCGGATGCGGTGCGGCGCCTCGAGCGGGCGGAGGAGGCCGAGCGCGACGCCGACGACCGCGCCCGCCTGCGCCGCGAGGCCGCGGCGGCGCGCCGCTCCGAGCTCGAGCGCGCCGCGATCGTCGACACCGCGATCCAGCAGGCCATCCGGCGCGGCGAGTTCGACGACCTGCCGGGCACCGGCAAGCCCATCCCGGGACTCGACCGCCCCTACGACCCCGACTGGTGGATCAAGCGCAAGATCGAGCGCGAGCAGCTGCAGGGCCTCGGCCCGGCGGCGCTCACGCTGCGCGTCGAGGACGCCGAGCTCGAGCAGCGGCTCGACGCGCTCGGCAGCGAGGCGGATGCGCGCGAGCTGCTCGAGGACTTCAACGCGCGGGTCGTCGAGGCACGCAGGCAGCTGCTCGGCGGTCCGCCCGTCATCACGGCGACGCGCGACGTCGAGGCCGAGCTGAGCGCGTGGCGCGAGCGCCGTGCCGCGCGGCTCGCGGAGCAGCGCGAGCGCGACGCGGCCGAGCGTGACGCCGCCCGCCCGCGCCGGCGCTGGTGGCGGCGCCGCTGA
- a CDS encoding nitroreductase family deazaflavin-dependent oxidoreductase, with the protein MAATPTTPKVPPRWFVRGAWIGHRLLYRTTGKGLARPRRDGKMGMLRLHTVGRKSGEPRVAIVGYLDHDGGFATLAMNGWAEADPAWWLNLKAQPETTVDTVDGPVRVRGREATGDEREQLWARFERATGWGEVESLSQRRHHTPVVVLERV; encoded by the coding sequence ATGGCTGCGACACCGACCACGCCGAAGGTGCCGCCGCGCTGGTTCGTGCGCGGCGCCTGGATCGGCCACCGCCTGCTCTACCGCACCACCGGCAAGGGGCTCGCGCGGCCCCGTCGCGACGGCAAGATGGGCATGCTGCGCCTGCACACGGTGGGACGCAAGTCGGGGGAGCCGCGCGTCGCGATCGTGGGCTACCTCGACCACGACGGCGGCTTCGCGACCCTCGCGATGAACGGCTGGGCCGAGGCCGACCCGGCGTGGTGGCTCAACCTCAAGGCGCAGCCGGAGACGACCGTCGACACGGTCGACGGACCGGTGCGCGTGCGCGGCCGCGAGGCGACGGGCGACGAGCGGGAGCAGCTGTGGGCGCGCTTCGAGCGCGCGACCGGCTGGGGCGAGGTCGAGTCGCTGTCGCAG